A window of the Synechococcus sp. M16.1 genome harbors these coding sequences:
- a CDS encoding 15,16-dihydrobiliverdin:ferredoxin oxidoreductase, with the protein MFDSFLNQLHQGIQERGGQPSAVPEGLQHCQSSKSGGKIESWLWNVPGFRRWRVTRLDAGDSLQVLNSVAYPEHGLDHPLMGVDLLWFGARQKLVAVLDFQPLIQDKEYLERHFTGLRALHEQFPELNGEETMRSFDPNQYFSPWLLFCRGGADEAEGSLPQAFDAFLSAYWSMHDQAKGHSALAASEVERLQNAYDVYSAERDPAHGLFTSHFGKDWSDRFLHEFLFPASQPA; encoded by the coding sequence ATGTTCGATTCCTTCCTCAACCAACTGCATCAGGGCATTCAGGAGCGGGGGGGGCAACCTTCTGCTGTGCCCGAGGGATTGCAACACTGCCAATCCAGCAAAAGCGGCGGCAAGATCGAAAGCTGGCTCTGGAATGTTCCAGGCTTCCGCCGCTGGCGCGTCACCAGGCTCGATGCCGGCGACAGCCTGCAGGTTCTCAACTCAGTGGCCTATCCCGAACACGGCCTTGACCACCCGCTCATGGGGGTGGACCTGCTCTGGTTCGGCGCCCGTCAGAAATTGGTGGCCGTTCTCGACTTTCAACCGCTGATTCAGGACAAGGAGTACCTGGAGCGGCACTTCACAGGACTCAGGGCGCTGCACGAGCAGTTCCCCGAGCTGAACGGTGAGGAAACCATGCGCTCCTTCGATCCCAACCAATACTTCTCCCCTTGGTTGCTGTTCTGCCGCGGCGGTGCCGACGAAGCGGAGGGATCGCTTCCCCAAGCTTTCGATGCCTTTCTCTCGGCCTATTGGTCAATGCATGACCAGGCCAAAGGGCATTCAGCACTGGCGGCATCCGAGGTGGAACGACTCCAGAACGCCTACGACGTCTACAGCGCTGAACGCGATCCAGCCCACGGTTTGTTCACCAGTCACTTCGGCAAGGACTGGTCCGACCGATTCCTGCACGAATTCCTCTTCCCCGCCAGTCAGCCCGCATGA
- a CDS encoding HEAT repeat domain-containing protein, protein MSPVSSPETIQLSEEEAEQLAEELKQQLRQGERLAGDTQAIERMVAGLGDRRGLLRLTFAESLGTVGGAAVPALCTAMCDHENVTVRRAAAKTLTLISDQRALPFLLKALLNDADPVVQGSAVGAMAAIGPAAVDGLLDILVDTGSTPMQTGLASWGLAFVGARAPEALRKAAQSPHAQIRTAAIAALGDQIQNLGDEDARQLLTNALRDPDEDVRAEATTLMGKLNESEWATPLLLPNLRDEAALVRKNAALSLMKLEDPSVISQLEECMETESDPSVAVVLKLAVNQLSRDD, encoded by the coding sequence ATGTCTCCCGTAAGCAGCCCTGAAACGATTCAGCTGAGCGAAGAGGAAGCCGAGCAACTGGCTGAGGAGCTGAAGCAACAACTGCGTCAGGGTGAGCGTCTCGCTGGTGACACCCAGGCAATCGAGCGCATGGTGGCCGGCCTGGGAGACCGGCGTGGACTGCTGCGCCTCACCTTTGCCGAAAGCCTCGGCACCGTTGGCGGTGCTGCCGTTCCAGCCCTTTGCACCGCGATGTGCGACCACGAGAACGTGACGGTGCGCCGCGCGGCCGCCAAGACACTGACGTTGATTTCCGATCAACGCGCCCTTCCATTTCTCCTGAAGGCCCTGCTTAACGATGCCGATCCGGTCGTCCAGGGATCGGCCGTTGGCGCCATGGCAGCGATTGGCCCCGCTGCCGTTGACGGATTGCTCGACATCCTGGTGGACACCGGAAGCACCCCGATGCAGACGGGCCTGGCCAGCTGGGGCCTGGCTTTTGTGGGCGCACGGGCCCCGGAGGCCTTACGCAAGGCGGCCCAATCACCCCATGCCCAGATCCGCACGGCAGCCATCGCCGCCCTCGGGGATCAAATACAGAACCTTGGTGATGAGGATGCGCGTCAACTGCTCACCAATGCCCTGAGGGATCCAGATGAAGACGTGCGGGCTGAAGCGACAACCCTGATGGGCAAGCTCAACGAAAGCGAATGGGCCACCCCACTGCTGCTGCCGAACCTGCGGGACGAAGCGGCACTGGTTCGCAAAAATGCTGCGTTATCGCTGATGAAACTGGAGGACCCTTCCGTGATCAGCCAACTCGAGGAGTGCATGGAGACGGAAAGCGACCCGTCAGTCGCTGTGGTGCTGAAACTTGCTGTGAATCAGCTCAGCCGCGACGATTGA
- the cpeB gene encoding class 1 C-phycoerythrin subunit beta: MLDAFSRSVVSADAKTAAVGAGDIAALRQYVAEGNKRLDAVNAITSNASCIVSDAVTGMICENTGLIQAGGNCYPNRRMAACLRDGEIVLRYISYALLAGDASVLDDRCLNGLKETYIALGVPTQSAARAVAIMKASATAHIGETNTPALGGTKFRKMETAQGDCSALVAEAASYFDRVISAVA, translated from the coding sequence ATGCTCGACGCATTCTCCCGTTCCGTCGTCAGTGCTGACGCCAAAACTGCGGCTGTCGGTGCTGGCGATATCGCCGCCCTCCGTCAGTACGTTGCTGAAGGCAACAAGCGTCTGGACGCTGTCAACGCCATCACCTCCAATGCCTCCTGCATCGTGTCCGATGCAGTCACCGGCATGATCTGCGAGAACACTGGCCTGATCCAGGCTGGTGGTAACTGCTACCCCAACCGCCGCATGGCTGCTTGCCTGCGTGACGGTGAAATCGTTCTTCGTTACATCTCCTACGCCCTGCTGGCTGGCGATGCATCCGTGCTGGATGACCGCTGCCTGAACGGCCTCAAGGAGACCTACATCGCTCTGGGCGTTCCCACCCAGTCCGCTGCCCGCGCTGTGGCCATCATGAAGGCCTCCGCCACTGCTCACATTGGTGAGACCAACACCCCTGCACTGGGTGGCACCAAGTTCCGCAAGATGGAGACCGCTCAAGGCGATTGCTCCGCTCTTGTTGCTGAGGCTGCCTCTTATTTCGATCGCGTGATTAGCGCCGTCGCCTGA
- a CDS encoding phycobiliprotein lyase has product MTSFEPPMTMADFLKASRGTWLNRRSIHHLDHQDDEAADSNLVIEPFDASDPVVQRVCDALQVATDRAAGGGRFWWESNLKKAVRNDDYAAVIVDVPEQGNPRKGFLLRDVGYVEKKSVVSTYAFADDGVLTITTRYDTNVGTERCWFVTDQVRMRVSSVQCLDGVSMTTYCTELRCPSDDDIKAMADKARQVADSPVLETTH; this is encoded by the coding sequence ATGACGTCGTTTGAGCCGCCAATGACCATGGCGGACTTCCTCAAGGCCAGCCGCGGCACCTGGTTGAACCGCCGCTCGATTCATCACCTCGACCATCAGGACGATGAAGCGGCTGATTCCAATCTGGTGATCGAGCCATTCGATGCCTCCGACCCCGTTGTGCAGCGCGTCTGTGACGCACTGCAGGTGGCGACAGACCGCGCCGCCGGTGGAGGCCGCTTCTGGTGGGAAAGCAACCTCAAAAAAGCGGTTCGAAACGACGACTACGCCGCCGTGATCGTCGATGTGCCTGAACAGGGCAACCCCCGCAAGGGCTTTTTGCTTCGAGACGTCGGTTACGTCGAGAAGAAATCCGTGGTGAGCACTTACGCCTTTGCCGACGACGGCGTTCTCACCATCACGACGCGCTACGACACGAACGTGGGAACCGAGCGTTGCTGGTTCGTGACCGATCAGGTGCGCATGCGCGTGAGTTCCGTGCAGTGCCTCGATGGGGTGTCGATGACGACTTACTGCACTGAACTGCGCTGCCCCAGCGACGACGACATCAAGGCCATGGCCGACAAGGCCCGCCAGGTCGCTGACTCACCCGTGCTGGAGACCACACACTGA
- a CDS encoding DUF2656 family protein: protein MTRFVLSHNLQIQDSAVPPLAFDALAKALAEQCNSVTASEALSHPHWKISLESTATPGQLAEEISQAWRKIRADQGQSTDHAVMALGGRKDSEGTPGAPLQQGGWGVDVVETRDPDGFLQAINWSGLTAGRPADGIFQVIDRPG from the coding sequence GTGACCCGATTCGTCCTTTCCCACAACCTGCAGATCCAGGATTCCGCCGTGCCTCCTCTCGCCTTTGATGCCCTGGCCAAGGCGTTGGCGGAGCAGTGCAATTCGGTGACAGCGTCGGAAGCGCTCAGCCACCCGCATTGGAAGATCAGCCTCGAGTCCACGGCGACTCCAGGACAGTTGGCTGAAGAGATCAGTCAGGCCTGGCGAAAGATCCGCGCTGATCAGGGGCAATCCACCGACCATGCCGTCATGGCTCTTGGTGGTCGTAAGGATTCTGAGGGAACGCCCGGCGCCCCGCTTCAGCAGGGCGGCTGGGGTGTGGATGTGGTGGAAACCCGCGATCCAGACGGTTTCCTGCAGGCGATCAATTGGAGTGGACTCACGGCCGGCCGGCCGGCCGATGGCATCTTCCAGGTGATTGATCGCCCGGGCTGA
- the cpeA gene encoding class 1 C-phycoerythrin subunit alpha, with translation MKSVVTTVVTAADAAGRFPSQNDLEAVQGNIQRAAARLEAAEKLAAGLDAVTKEAGDACFNKYPYLKQPGEAGENQTKVDKCYRDLGHYLRLINYCLVVGGTGPLDEWGIAGAREVYRTLGLPTGPYVEALTYTRDRACAPRDMSPQALNEFKSYLDYVINALS, from the coding sequence ATGAAATCCGTCGTCACCACCGTTGTGACCGCTGCTGACGCAGCCGGTCGCTTCCCCTCCCAGAACGACCTCGAGGCCGTCCAGGGCAACATCCAACGCGCCGCCGCTCGCCTGGAAGCCGCTGAAAAGCTGGCTGCTGGCCTCGACGCCGTGACCAAGGAAGCTGGCGATGCCTGCTTCAACAAGTACCCCTACCTCAAGCAGCCCGGTGAGGCTGGTGAGAACCAGACCAAGGTGGACAAGTGCTACCGCGATCTGGGCCACTACCTGCGCCTGATCAACTACTGCCTGGTTGTCGGCGGCACCGGCCCTCTGGACGAGTGGGGCATCGCCGGCGCTCGTGAGGTGTACCGCACCCTGGGTCTGCCCACCGGTCCTTACGTCGAAGCTCTGACCTACACCCGCGATCGCGCTTGCGCTCCTCGCGACATGAGCCCCCAGGCTCTGAACGAGTTCAAGTCCTACCTGGACTACGTGATCAACGCTCTTTCCTGA
- a CDS encoding HEAT repeat domain-containing protein yields the protein MTSQSQVERPDLDALFADLAHPNPHLQTQAYLAMVDHWPNESMPRLISLLDQPDVSLRRAAVRGLGAFGATALQPLAELFEASTDGTVRASCVKAYAQIASNYPDQTFSPAAMAVLEKALSDDSPVVSQSAVMALGQVGVQALPLLIQICKGDNIAHVQSAAMALAEIPDPSAEACLREVLADPSTDPLCRQMVEASLGRLESSR from the coding sequence ATGACTTCGCAGTCGCAGGTTGAACGTCCGGATCTGGATGCGTTGTTCGCGGATCTGGCCCATCCCAACCCCCATCTGCAGACCCAGGCCTATTTGGCGATGGTTGACCATTGGCCAAACGAGTCGATGCCACGCCTAATCTCGCTGTTGGATCAACCCGATGTGTCCTTGCGTCGCGCTGCTGTGCGAGGGCTCGGAGCCTTTGGTGCGACAGCACTGCAACCCCTGGCGGAGCTGTTTGAAGCCAGTACGGATGGCACGGTGCGCGCCAGCTGCGTGAAGGCCTACGCCCAGATTGCATCCAACTACCCGGATCAGACCTTCTCTCCTGCCGCGATGGCTGTGCTGGAGAAGGCACTGTCGGACGACTCTCCCGTGGTGTCGCAGTCGGCGGTGATGGCTCTTGGCCAGGTGGGTGTTCAAGCGCTTCCGTTGCTGATTCAGATCTGCAAGGGAGACAACATCGCCCATGTGCAGTCAGCTGCCATGGCGTTGGCTGAAATTCCCGATCCCAGTGCGGAAGCCTGTCTCAGAGAGGTGCTGGCTGATCCCTCCACCGATCCGCTGTGCCGGCAGATGGTGGAAGCTTCCCTCGGCCGTCTGGAGAGCAGCCGATAA
- a CDS encoding HEAT repeat domain-containing protein has product MTGAFDNIHPGLSQGDAIRLLSTPLEELESQSDPYMAAAHLINFPGPETETALIALVMDPEQAQPRKLARRKAVEVLGRLGCQEAMAAIANCLNSDDPYLVENSAFALQQLNCQDASVHEALQQLLSDPAQNRRVLIQSLAALNVSEAEPLIASFQTADQPGVRGAAISASIRLGGSRDQVSVLGEQTLLPNQMDRQSAIQDAINAGARELLPQILRAPVSPVFRMRALRALWPEGRLQNDGLDLIDLLDGLIVDRPEALELVHAYDQPPSADFLIQEFFGTDFSRSYLALQTLQDHSAEQLWPALEQRWHAEAHNDYGAHYFFIRLFSRIGPWPDEALSLIEFILAEAITTRRPQFMKSKPAAVLAMAGLKLVKDPDTTVASWLDPQVTPFWEARYAAAMVASPAQLASALDDPEPFVAMRARAARNATAG; this is encoded by the coding sequence TTGACCGGAGCTTTTGACAACATCCATCCGGGGCTGTCCCAAGGCGATGCGATCCGCCTGCTGAGCACTCCGCTGGAGGAGCTGGAGTCACAGAGTGATCCCTACATGGCGGCGGCCCATCTGATCAACTTTCCGGGCCCCGAAACGGAAACGGCGTTGATCGCCTTGGTGATGGATCCGGAGCAAGCGCAACCACGCAAATTGGCGCGGCGGAAGGCTGTGGAAGTGCTGGGACGGCTGGGCTGTCAGGAGGCCATGGCTGCCATCGCCAACTGCCTGAACAGCGACGACCCCTATCTGGTTGAGAACTCTGCTTTTGCGCTTCAACAGCTGAACTGCCAAGACGCCTCCGTTCATGAGGCGTTGCAGCAGCTGTTGTCAGACCCCGCCCAGAACCGACGGGTGTTGATTCAGAGCCTTGCCGCGTTGAACGTCTCCGAAGCGGAGCCGTTGATTGCGAGCTTCCAAACGGCTGATCAGCCGGGGGTTCGCGGTGCGGCCATCAGTGCCAGCATCCGTCTGGGTGGCAGCCGTGACCAAGTCTCCGTTCTTGGCGAGCAGACGTTGTTGCCCAATCAGATGGATCGCCAGTCGGCGATTCAGGATGCGATCAATGCAGGAGCAAGGGAGCTTCTGCCTCAGATCCTGCGCGCACCTGTTTCGCCGGTGTTTCGGATGCGGGCGTTGCGTGCGCTCTGGCCTGAGGGTCGGCTGCAGAACGATGGTCTTGATCTGATCGACCTGCTTGATGGCTTGATCGTCGATCGACCGGAAGCCTTGGAACTGGTGCACGCCTACGACCAGCCGCCTTCAGCCGATTTCCTGATTCAGGAATTCTTCGGCACGGATTTCAGTCGTAGTTACCTCGCGCTCCAGACCTTGCAGGACCATTCAGCGGAGCAGCTCTGGCCGGCTCTGGAGCAGCGATGGCATGCCGAGGCCCACAACGACTATGGGGCGCATTACTTTTTCATCCGCCTGTTTTCAAGGATCGGTCCCTGGCCTGATGAGGCCCTCAGCCTGATCGAATTCATCCTTGCGGAGGCCATCACCACACGCCGGCCGCAATTCATGAAATCCAAGCCGGCAGCTGTGTTGGCCATGGCCGGTTTGAAGCTCGTGAAGGATCCAGACACAACGGTGGCGTCATGGCTTGATCCACAAGTGACGCCGT